The following is a genomic window from Propionispora hippei DSM 15287.
TATGGCAAGCTGGAATAGGCACACAGTCACTGTCTCTTGATGGGACTAACATGGCCTATGATACTCCACAGAGTCCTAGTGCGTGGCCAGCAGCTAACGTATCATTACTGAATGCTATGGCAAACTATAATGAACGATATATTGCACCTGCACTTGAGGGCAATTATAATGATTTGCGTGATAGAGTAAGTCAATTGGATGAAGGATACGCAATGATAGTGGGGGGCGGCTTATGGGAAGGTAAAGTTCCTGACGATTATATTTTTCAAGGTTGGGTTACGGATGGTAGTGGTAAAACATATCCAAGTTATTCTCCTCCGTATGATAATGTCCAAAGCACCATCAACGTCACCACCACAACCAGCATTACCACTCCTGCCCAGATTACTACGGGGGGACGGTTCTTATGATTCTGAATTGAGTAAAAAATGACAACTCTGAAAACGTAAAAAGAAAGTACCTAATCATTAAAAGAACTGTCTTGCAATAAATGTCAATAATCGACAAAAAAATACAGTAAATACTTTTATTTTAATTAAAGGAATATAATGGAACAAAGAGAATGTATTACAGTACGATTTTTCAAAGGAAATTCAAAGAAAATATAATATGAGAACCAGGCAGGAGGAGTGTTAAGCGAGTTTGAGGAAGGATGAACTATTTTGAACCTTCACTCTACAAAAATAAAAGTTTTCAAGCGAGGGGCTAGTAGGAAGATCGTGTGGCGTAATAGCAAAAATTGTCAACAGGGAATGTCCACTTCTGTCTCACTTCCAATTTCCGTAATATAAAAAGATCGTTTGATGGTCATGGATAACAAGAATAAAAGTATACACATTTTGATGAGAATCCTTAATTTGTAAACATGGAGAGGAGGTACAATTTTGATTAATAATAAACAAATTTTGAATAATCATTTACCTGCAGCTTTATTCTCAAGATTAATTGCAGGCCTTATAGATATTATCTTCTTTGCTATATTATATGCAATATTAGTATTGGCATCCTTATTTGTTATTGGCTTTGTGGGAGGTGGTATATTTAGGTTAGTAAAACCAACTATAGCTTATCAAAATTATTTGGATGTCACGTCGTATGTAACAGATATGATTATAAATTCATCAATATTTTATTTAGTATTATTTTTAATAAGTATATTGATTTTTTCAATATTTGAATACTCTCAAGGGAAATCTCCAGGAAAGAGATTGTTCAATATCAACATTATTAAAATAGATGAAAAAAATTTGAAGTTAGAACATATAACATTAAGAAATCTATTTAAATGCTTGAGTATCTTATTTATAGGAATGGGCTATATTAGTTGCTTTTTGAACAGTAGGAGACAAGCTTTGCATGATAAGGTAATGAATACGATGATAATTA
Proteins encoded in this region:
- a CDS encoding RDD family protein — encoded protein: MINNKQILNNHLPAALFSRLIAGLIDIIFFAILYAILVLASLFVIGFVGGGIFRLVKPTIAYQNYLDVTSYVTDMIINSSIFYLVLFLISILIFSIFEYSQGKSPGKRLFNINIIKIDEKNLKLEHITLRNLFKCLSILFIGMGYISCFLNSRRQALHDKVMNTMIIRYISNEHGRETK